One stretch of Brettanomyces nanus chromosome 4, complete sequence DNA includes these proteins:
- a CDS encoding uncharacterized protein (BUSCO:EOG09340BNF~EggNog:ENOG41), producing the protein MISTSTSSASLSSVFSSATSTSDVAPAESLKLVIVCVGLPARGKSYITKKLQRYFNWSQFNTKIFNVGNTRRQKHAGPSDYPILGPTTMPATTTMHNANFFDASNKRSFTLREKWARETLDRLLDFLLYEEGNVGIFDATNTTKQRRRWIIETVTQRMRGSAKILFLESICTDNELIEKNIHLKLMGPDYRKMDRNLALEDFRKRLHNYEQVYETIDEDEEAENEVYGIQYVKIVNAGKKLVSYNISGYLSSQCVFFLLNFNLSDRQIWLTTNGESQDNVEHIQGGDSGLSSKGWKFAKALPKFIGKKRQEFKLRQLNKQFIKDAEFACFHDRPQMEPKFNVWTSTLERTNETVRFFPRNEYHLKAFKMLNDMCYGSFDSTAEVEIRDNHIDDYRNMMQNKLSYRFPGLGGESHLDVIARLRPIIVELERLKDHVLIVSHRVIIRVLICYFMNLSKEMLTELDVQHDYVYCIEPKPYGLDLKIWQYDEVTDDFYEVDEIELMQRKRRRASLSVDNHYKPVLRSELDASTEDVDEDTLTEQQSNQMDIKQYQKVFCERSDSQCYEFADSNDTGSGTSQLDREVKKIMANQELVKEICKQFALKAQ; encoded by the coding sequence CCGTGGAAAGTCCTACATCACTAAGAAACTTCAGCGGTACTTCAACTGGTCTCAGTTCAACACCAAAATCTTTAATGTCGGTAACACACGACGTCAGAAGCATGCAGGTCCGAGTGATTACCCAATTTTGGGTCCTACGACGATGCCCGCGACGACGACAATGCATAAtgccaacttctttgacgCCAGCAACAAGAGAAGCTTTACACTGCGTGAAAAATGGGCACGTGAGACTTTGGACAGACTTCTGGATTTCCTACTGTACGAGGAAGGAAACGTGGGGATCTTTGATGCAACAAATACTACAAAACAACGACGCCGCTGGATTATAGAGACAGTTACACAGCGTATGAGAGGTTCTGCGAAAATCCTTTTTCTAGAGAGTATTTGTACTGATAACGAGTTGATCGAAAAGAACATTCATTTGAAGCTTATGGGTCCGGACTATCGGAAAATGGACAGAAATCTTGCACTTGAAGACTTTAGAAAGAGATTGCACAATTATGAACAGGTCTATGAGACTAtcgatgaggatgaagaggcagaaaatgaagtttATGGCATACAGTACGTCAAAATTGTTAATGCAGGAAAGAAGCTAGTTTCCTACAATATTAGTGGGTATCTATCATCACAGtgtgttttctttttacttAATTTCAACCTTTCGGACCGTCAAATTTGGCTCACAACAAATGGAGAGAGTCAAGATAATGTTGAACATATCCAGGGAGGAGATTCAGGTCTTTCCTCTAAAGGTTGGAAGTTTGCCAAAGCTTTACCGAAGTTTATAGGCAAGAAAAGGCAGGAATTCAAACTTCGGCAGTTGAACAAACAATTCATTAAGGACGCGGAGTTTGCCTGTTTCCACGATAGGCCTCAAATGGAACCTAAATTCAATGTTTGGACATCAACATTGGAAAGGACAAATGAAACAGTTCGATTTTTCCCTCGAAACGAGTACCACCTCAAAGCATTTAAAATGTTGAATGATATGTGTTACGGGTCCTTTGATTCAACCGCTGAAGTAGAAATTAGAGACAACCACATCGACGACTATCGAAATATGATGCAGAATAAGCTCAGTTATAGATTTCCAGGACTTGGAGGAGAATCTCATTTGGATGTCATTGCCAGATTGAGACCGATAATAGTAGAATTGGAGCGGTTAAAAGACCACGTTCTCATAGTTTCGCATAGAGTGATCATCCGTGTGTTAATATGCTATTTTATGAATCTTAGCAAAGAAATGTTGACAGAGCTTGATGTTCAACACGACTACGTCTACTGTATTGAACCAAAACCGTATGGATTGGACCTAAAGATATGGCAGTACGATGAAGTGACGGACGATTTCTATGAGGTGGATGAAATAGAGTTGATGcagaggaaaagaagaagagcctCCCTTAGTGTTGATAATCATTACAAACCAGTACTAAGGAGTGAGCTAGATGCTTCCACTGAAGacgttgatgaagataccCTTACTGAACAACAGTCCAATCAAATGGATATCAAGCAGTATCAGAAGGTTTTTTGTGAGAGATCTGATTCTCAATGCTATGAATTTGCCGATTCCAATGATACTGGTAGTGGTACCAGCCAGTTGGATAGAGAGGTGAAAAAAATCATGGCTAACCAGGAGCTGGTGAAGGAAATATGTAAACAGTTTGCTCTTAAAGCGCAATAA
- a CDS encoding uncharacterized protein (MEROPS:MER0022069), whose protein sequence is MLSISLASELPATSYSQHIDKTQLNFTSASKVPLFYSHHASNLTHQDDKPWKRNPHYFKKVHLSLQALIKMTLHARLGGPLEIMGMLTGKYINNELVVMDCYALPVHGTESRVNPLNQAYEFMLKYLSSLQKNPNRSENIIGWYHSHPSFGCWLSGIDVQTQKLNQNFQDPYIAIVVDPVKSVRQKFIDIGCFRTYYDHNKLESNRKTTDVAATLGDTTKSMSSTKIKDFGYYADQYYSLEIDVFKTPEDTKILQLLESKYWFSGLCNLRSDDKIMKMQQWEELGKAMEHNSGTIFKHYKKIDLPALGSCESPVSKMKMFNKPLSELSSPSLTAAGSPRLTLTSSEDVQNEGTGKLLVDEFNGTCLDELKNCLIREVEEQLFS, encoded by the coding sequence ATGCTGTCAATATCTTTAGCCTCGGAGCTTCCTGCCACTTCTTACTCCCAGCACATTGATAAAACACAGCTCAATTTCACTTCTGCCTCTAAAGTGCCCCTGTTCTACTCTCACCATGCTTCTAACTTGACTCACCAAGATGATAAAccttggaaaagaaatccaCATTACTTCAAAAAGGTCCATCTCTCACTGCAGGCGCTTATCAAGATGACACTTCATGCACGCTTGGGCGGCCCGTTGGAGATTATGGGAATGCTCACGGGAAAATACATTAACAACGAACTTGTCGTGATGGACTGCTATGCACTTCCTGTTCATGGAACCGAGTCACGTGTAAATCCGTTAAACCAGGCCTACGAGTTTATGCTCAaatatctttcttcattaCAAAAGAATCCCAATCGATCTGAGAATATCATTGGATGGTATCATTCACACCCAAGTTTTGGTTGTTGGCTTAGTGGAATCGATGTTCAAACACAGAAACTTAACCAGAACTTTCAGGATCCATATATCGCCATAGTTGTGGATCCTGTCAAAAGTGTGAGACAAAAATTTATAGATATTGGCTGCTTTAGGACTTATTATGACCATAATAAGCTTGAATCAAATCGAAAGACCACCGATGTTGCTGCTACATTGGGAGATACAACTAAATCCATGAGTTCCACTAAGATCAAGGACTTTGGATATTATGCCGACCAGTATTACTCTCTTGAAATTGATGTTTTCAAGACTCCAGAGGATACCaagattcttcaactaCTAGAGTCAAAATATTGGTTTAGTGGACTATGCAATCTGCGGTCTGATGATaaaataatgaagatgcagcagTGGGAAGAGCTTGGGAAGGCCATGGAACACAATAGTGGTACGATATTCAAACATTACAAGAAGATCGACTTACCTGCATTGGGCTCTTGCGAATCCCCTGTTTCCAAAATGAAGATGTTCAACAAACCACTTTCAGAGTTATCTTCACCAAGTTTAACAGCAGCAGGAAGTCCTCGATTGACATTAACATCTTCTGAGGATGTACAGAATGAAGGAACAGGAAAGTTGTTAGTTGACGAATTCAACGGAACATGtcttgatgaattgaaaaaCTGCTTAATAAGAGAAGTGGAAGAGCAGCTATTTTCATGA
- a CDS encoding uncharacterized protein (BUSCO:EOG093434AI): MSFIGLSKKRQYEFQETLGAGSFGTVRKAVVKKSGESVAIKIILKSKLKGHLDVVEREIKLMAVVSHPHIVRLIDWFETKHNYYIVTQLATGGELFERLVQKTCFTEYDACEIVYQLLTAIDYLHFKGIVHRDIKPENVLYLTKEEGSPVVLADFGVSKQISAGGNEKITGLAGSYGYIAPEVYASEGFGDLYGLGKGGYTKACDIWSLGVVAYTLIGGYSPFRAETPEEFLQEVRSNNFVVFHQKYWKDISEEARDFIVKTLDIDNRRRPAAKKLLEHPWIVHHLEHKKSPPEQRNIISNIQEGVNAEAKLRKAVRLIMMKNKLAKLRDLRASADSDFDSESEDFVFHGTPTDQKVIKDFSALSLDEKQERSNHLTSAFQNLVKLAQESKDQIREFQKTDKETK; the protein is encoded by the coding sequence atGTCTTTCATAGGTTTATCCAAAAAGCGTCAATATGAGTTCCAGGAAACGCTGGGGGCAGGATCCTTTGGTACTGTTCGTAAGGCtgtggtgaagaagagcGGCGAGTCTGTTGCCATCAAGATTATTCTCAAATCAAAGCTTAAAGGTCACTTGGAcgttgttgaaagagagattAAGCTAATGGCTGTTGTGTCTCATCCCCATATCGTTCGCTTGATAGATTGGTTTGAAACAAAGCATAACTACTATATAGTGACTCAATTGGCTACAGGAGGCGAACTCTTCGAGAGACTAGTACAGAAGACTTGTTTTACTGAGTACGATGCATGTGAGATCGTTTATCAATTACTTACTGCCATTGATTATCTTCACTTTAAGGGAATTGTTCATAGAGATATCAAACCGGAAAATGTATTATATCTGACAAAGGAAGAGGGTTCTCCAGTGGTGTTGGCCGATTTTGGTGTTTCCAAGCAGATTTCTGCTGGAGGGAATGAGAAAATCACAGGTTTGGCTGGTTCTTATGGCTATATTGCCCCAGAAGTGTACGCTAGCGAGGGTTTTGGTGACCTATACGGTCTTGGTAAGGGAGGATACACTAAAGCCTGCGACATTTGGTCTTTAGGTGTCGTTGCATACACTCTGATAGGCGGATATTCGCCATTTAGAGCAGAAACTCCAGAGGAATTTCTCCAAGAGGTGAGAAGTAATAATTTTGTCGTGTTTCACCAGAAGTACTGGAAGGATATCTCTGAGGAAGCCAGAGATTTCATCGTTAAGACTTTGGATATCGACAACCGTCGTAGACCCGCAGCCAAGAAGTTGCTCGAGCATCCTTGGATAGTCCATCATCTCGAACACAAGAAAAGTCCTCCTGAGCAACGCAATATCATCTCCAATATTCAGGAGGGAGTCAATGCTGAGGCCAAATTACGCAAGGCTGTCAGATtgattatgatgaagaataaatTAGCCAAGTTGAGAGACCTGAGAGCTTCTGCCGATAGTGATTTTGACTCCGAGTCTGAAGATTTCGTTTTCCATGGAACGCCGACGGATCAGAAAGTTATCAAAGATTTCTCTGCATTATCGTTAGATGAAAAGCAGGAAAGAAGCAATCATTTAACTTCTGCGTTCCAGAACTTGGTCAAATTGGCTCAGGAATCTAAGGACCAAATACGTGAGTTTCAGAAGACCGATAAGGAAACTAAGTAG
- a CDS encoding uncharacterized protein (BUSCO:EOG093426BF), translating to MSSYNDYVFSSEESSVDDIQQKDGGGNIDSMGEKRPSFFRSLTSLGRSSHEYSSGNVRTSISSSDHINSKEMVDNSKAVIGAGFSHMDRVLPEQIKAKHHHRSHERHHHQAALDDGLGDDNDWNPVIELPTRKVKSLTSTTRSIKSSLTPSVVPQPAYTAASPKTSSVVRDPDYPCIRPDWPELLNDPYGILTKLQPPEHDRIRYGKIVRALTKQPFDMYELKKQTWGGIPQCVRSLVWQILVGYLPVNMNTRGSVLSRKRKEYVKSITQLFQGSKDEAVWHQIKIDVPRTNPGTKLYSYESTHRSLERILYLWAVRHPASGYVQGINDLVTPFFQVFLANYLVKMEDIEIIDPHTLPKDLLNAVEADTYWCLTKVLDTIQDNYIHEQPGIIRQIKELKDLITRDEPVLAQHLEDENLDFIQFAFRWMNCLLMREFDLHLIIRMWDTYLSDFPNGFSTFHVYVCCAYLRRFGPQLVNMEFQDIIMFLQDSSKTRDWTEEDIEMMLSEAYVWQSLYENALAHLK from the coding sequence ATGTCCAGTTACAACGATTATGTTTTTAGCTCAGAAGAAAGTTCTGTGGATGATATTCAACAAAAAGATGGTGGCGGCAATATCGATAGTATGGGTGAAAAACGGCCCTCATTTTTCCGGTCATTGACTTCATTGGGACGATCTTCGCACGAATACTCCAGCGGAAATGTCCGTACTAGTATTAGCAGCAGTGACCATATAAATAGTAAGGAGATGGTGGACAATTCGAAAGCGGTGATTGGTGCAGGATTCAGTCACATGGATAGAGTACTTCCCGAGCAAATCAAGGCTAAGCATCATCATAGGAGCCACGAAAGACATCATCACCAGGCCGCTTTAGATGACGGACTAGGTGACGATAACGATTGGAATCCTGTGATCGAGCTACCCACGAGGAAAGTGAAGTCTCTAACTTCCACGACGAGATCTATTAAATCCTCACTTACCCCTTCTGTGGTTCCTCAGCCAGCATACACGGCTGCTTCTCCTAAAACGTCCAGCGTAGTGAGAGACCCGGACTACCCTTGCATTCGCCCTGATTGGCCAGAACTACTGAACGATCCGTATGGTATTCTCACCAAATTGCAACCTCCCGAACATGATCGAATTCGGTATGGAAAAATTGTTAGAGCACTCACTAAACAGCCGTTCGACATGTATGAACTTAAGAAGCAGACTTGGGGCGGAATACCTCAGTGTGTCAGATCACTAGTATGGCAGATCCTCGTGGGATATTTACCCGTCAATATGAATACCAGAGGGTCGGTTTTAAGTAGAAAACGAAAAGAATACGTCAAGAGCATCACACAACTATTTCAAGGATCTAAAGATGAAGCAGTGTGGCATCAGATCAAGATAGATGTGCCACGAACAAACCCTGGCACCAAGTTGTACTCATATGAGAGCACGCATAGATCTTTGGAGAGGATATTGTATCTCTGGGCAGTTAGACATCCTGCCAGCGGATATGTTCAGGGTATAAACGACTTGGTTACACCATTTTTCCAGGTGTTCTTGGCCAACTATCTTGTCAAAATGGAGGATATCGAGATCATCGACCCTCATACATTACCCAAAGACCTTCTCAATGCAGTAGAGGCGGACACATACTGGTGCCTCACTAAAGTGCTTGATACAATTCAGGACAATTACATACATGAGCAACCAGGAATTATACGGCAGATTAAAGAGCTAAAAGATCTAATTACACGGGATGAACCGGTTCTAGCACAGCAtttagaagatgaaaacTTGGATTTTATCCAATTTGCTTTCAGATGGATGAACTGTCTGTTAATGAGAGAATTCGATCTTCATCTAATTATCAGAATGTGGGACACCTACTTGTCGGATTTCCCCAACGGGTTTAGTACGTTCCACGTCTATGTATGTTGCGCATACCTAAGGAGGTTCGGTCCGCAACTGGTGAATATGGAATTCCAAGATATCATTATGTTTTTGCAGGATAGTTCAAAGACACGTGATTGGACCGAGGAAGATATAGAGATGATGCTAAGCGAAGCGTACGTTTGGCAGAGTTTGTACGAGAATGCACTGGCTCATCTCAAATAG
- a CDS encoding uncharacterized protein (EggNog:ENOG41) — protein MSFAEDKELEEGHISQSTPERCGSGKENLKDLMNPSRSLIEEVKEQIPDREMTAKVYESKDYQKAVSKLLGVTLTKWPYKEDSLKAMIELKKEQDRTKAEEIRCRALKASLELLNRAHAIGVPPNMIPVLFSSVEEVDVRKRIEGWGGSSSIQNKAATGVVGAAGAAGAVGDSKSTGSTGSTGSTGATGHITPPSSNSRALHQRSHTISGVVGSTSVWKVNLPQQQQFQFHHWAGPTHSASSNTDFMSFSHSRAPSKDTIRIKEENELDTTAADTSAVSINASPVTSIKRKMSDIDTHSPKFFLHSRSRSIDTSTDMYSHKRNKSEASATNTATSASTSANIPPLGSPYFYRGTQISQVSPIRPGYYPPPPPAPGPAPNRGPFQQSIPPPSQPTYYYPPSPYYRQQQQNYKFPESPALVMKKNKDEKSE, from the exons atgTCATT CGcagaagataaagaacttgaagaagggCATATCTCTCAAAGCACTCCAGAAAGATGTGGAAGTGGgaaggagaacttgaaggatctTATGAATCCCAGTAGATCTTTAATTGAGGAGGTCAAGGAGCAGATACCTGATAGAGAAATGACCGCCAAGGTCTACGAGTCTAAAGATTATCAGAAGGCCGTTTCCAAGCTTTTAGGAGTCACACTAACGAAATGGCCTtataaagaagattcacTTAAAGCAATGATAGAATTAAAGAAGGAGCAGGATCGAACCAAGGCTGAGGAAATACGATGTCGAGCATTAAAGGCTTCATTAGAGCTATTGAACAGAGCCCATGCTATTGGGGTTCCACCGAATATGATACCGGTGTTATTTAGTAGtgttgaagaggtggaTGTGAGGAAAAGAATCGAAGGATGGGGGGGCAGTAGTAGCATACAGAATAAAGCAGCCACTGGAGTCGTTGGAGCTGCTGGAGCTGCTGGAGCTGTTGGAGACTCTAAAAGCACTGGAAGCACTGGAAGCACTGGAAGCACTGGAGCCACTGGTCACATAACTCCACCTTCCTCTAATTCTAGAGCATTGCATCAACGCTCTCACACCATTTCTGGTGTCGTTGGTTCTACTTCTGTGTGGAAAGTCAATCTTcctcaacagcagcagttCCAATTTCATCACTGGGCAGGTCCTACACATTCTGCGTCTTCCAACACTGATTTCATGTCATTCTCGCATTCCAGAGCACCCAGTAAGGACACTATTCGcattaaagaagagaatgaacTTGATACTACAGCAGCTGACACCTCGGCAGTGTCTATAAATGCCAGTCCTGTGACGTCAATCAAGCGTAAGATGTCGGATATAGACACTCATTCAcccaaattttttttgcaTAGCCGTTCCAGATCAATTGATACCTCTACTGATATGTACAGTCACAAACGTAACAAATCTGAGGCTAGTGCCACAAACACTGCTACAAGTGCATCTACATCAGCAAACATACCCCCTTTAGGTTCTCCCTACTTCTACAGAGGAACACAAATATCACAGGTATCACCAATTAGACCTGGCTATTACCCCCCTCCTCCTCCTGCTCCTGGTCCTGCTCCAAATAGGGGTCCATTCCAGCAGTCTATACCTCCTCCAAGTCAACCAACTTATTActatcctccttctccatatTACAggcaacaacagcagaatTATAAATTCCCAGAGTCTCCCGCCCTTgttatgaagaagaacaaggatgaaaaaagCGAGTGA
- a CDS encoding uncharacterized protein (EggNog:ENOG41), with protein sequence MSSSSSDSIQIVETAGLQRLSKLDSRFLRNGLPYTILTRNEKYVLSCNLALMGLCCSITISIYFVALTQLQLDFHVTEEQINLTITAYLVFQATSPVFVSNLSDHYGRRPVLIVCLTGGLGASIGLALCNTYWLLMFLRCLLGVFLSPIVSINSSVVGDFTSGRDRGGFSGIIGGFSVIGQGIAPFLGSLFDARWGWRAIFWFCAAYNALVLLVTIILLPETKRSIAGNMSHLPDKWIHRAPSLVHFRGRFTDTDGITLEPPMPSKYNPFEPFFMMKDLDVTLVLLPCALMYSTWTMSQASLTTNLAKQYHFSTLKIGLSFFAPGFGTITGALVSGKLMDVLYGRMKKRYVEKWSTNPEAERPPFNVIKARLSLYYICSAIVVVFVLVYGWCLRYHESVAIILVSSFIFTVCSMYPLSTAMTLMVDLHPENSGGSTSLNNFYRCGLGAIFVSCLTKMNAAMGIGGTFTFMSGLCAFSTGLIWLVLKRSEARTK encoded by the coding sequence ATGTCGTCTTCGTCTAGTGATTCCATTCAAATTGTGGAAACAGCGGGGTTGCAGCGGTTGAGTAAGCTAGACTCCAGGTTCTTGCGAAATGGTCTACCTTATACGATCCTAACACGAAATGAGAAATACGTACTCTCGTGCAACTTGGCACTTATGGGATTATGCTGTTCCATCACCATTTCCATTTATTTTGTGGCTTTGACACAACTACAGCTAGACTTTCATGTTACTGAAGAACAGATTAACTTAACCATTACTGCGTATTTGGTGTTTCAGGCTACTTCACCAGTCTTTGTATCTAACCTATCAGATCattatggaagaagacCTGTTCTTATAGTGTGCCTCACTGGAGGACTTGGTGCCAGTATAGGATTGGCACTCTGTAATACTTATTGGCTCTTAATGTTTTTGAGGTGCCTTTTGGGAGTATTTCTTTCCCCTATAGTGAGCATCAACTCCAGTGTGGTTGGAGATTTCACATCGGGTCGTGATAGAGGTGGATTTAGCGGAATAATAGGTGGATTCAGCGTGATAGGTCAAGGTATTGCACCCTTTTTGGGATCTTTGTTCGATGCTAGATGGGGATGGAGAGCAATATTTTGGTTTTGCGCTGCTTACAATGCACTTGTTCTCTTAGTAACCATCATCTTGTTGCCTGAGACCAAGCGTTCCATTGCAGGCAATATGAGTCATTTGCCCGATAAATGGATCCATCGTGCTCCCTCTCTAGTGCATTTTAGAGGGAGATTTACGGACACCGATGGAATCACCTTAGAGCCACCAATGCCTTCCAAGTATAACCCATTCGAGCCATTTTTTATGATGAAGGATTTGGACGTGACTCTAGTCTTACTTCCCTGTGCTCTTATGTATTCCACTTGGACAATGTCCCAGGCCAGTTTGACCACAAACCTTGCGAAGCAATACCATTTCTCCACGCTTAAGATAGGTCTATCCTTCTTCGCCCCTGGTTTTGGTACCATTACAGGTGCGTTGGTTAGTGGTAAATTGATGGATGTCCTCTATGGACGGATGAAAAAGCGTTATGTTGAGAAGTGGTCCACTAATCCAGAGGCAGAGCGACCTCCGTTCAACGTCATCAAGGCTAGACTTTCTCTTTACTATATCTGCTCTGCAATTGTGGTGGTGTTTGTTTTGGTATATGGCTGGTGCCTAAGATATCACGAGAGTGTAGCGATAATTCTAGTCTCTTCATTCATTTTCACTGTTTGCAGTATGTACCCTCTTAGTACTGCCATGACATTGATGGTTGATCTTCATCCGGAGAACTCTGGAGGTTCTACCTCCTTAAATAATTTCTACAGATGCGGATTGGGTGCTATATTTGTTTCCTGCTTGACTAAGATGAATGCTGCCATGGGAATAGGGGGAACTTTCACTTTTATGTCGGGATTATGCGCATTTAGTACGGGACTAATATGGCTGGTTTTAAAAAGAAGTGAAGCACGCACCAAGTGA
- a CDS encoding uncharacterized protein (EggNog:ENOG41): MSSSSKDSTSDPEALQMHRLTKLDSRVLDNGLPYTILTRNEKYVLSCNLALMGLCCSITISIYWVALTQLQRDFHVTEEQINLTITAYLVFQATSPVFVSNLSDHYGRRPVLIVCLTGGLGASIGLALCNTYWLLMLLRCLLGVFLAPIISINSSVIGDFTSGRDRGGFVGVVGGFSVIGQGIAPFLGSLFDARWGWRAIFWFCAAYNALVLLVTIILLPETKRSIAGNMSHLPDKWIHRAPSLVHFRGRFTDTLGTTLEPPMPAKYNPLEPFLMMKDLDVTLILLPCALMYSTWTMSQASLTTNLAKNYHFSTLKIGLSFFAPGFGTIIGALVSGKLMDVFYRRMKKRYVEKWSTNPEAERPPFNVIKARLSLYYICSAIGGVFVLIYGWCLRYHESVAIILVSSFIFTVSCLYPMNSASTLMVDLHPERSGSSTSLNNFYRCGLGAIFVSCLTKMNAAMGIGGTFTFMSGLCALSMGLIWLVLRRSEARAK; this comes from the coding sequence ATGTCCTCTTCATCGAAAGATTCTACTAGCGATCCGGAGGCACTGCAGATGCACCGATTAACAAAGTTAGATTCCAGGGTCCTAGATAACGGTCTCCCCTATACGATCCTAACACGAAATGAGAAATACGTACTCTCGTGCAACTTGGCACTTATGGGATTATGCTGTTCTATCACCATTTCCATCTACTGGGTGGCCTTGACACAACTACAGCGAGACTTTCATGTTACTGAAGAACAGATTAACTTAACCATTACTGCGTATTTGGTGTTTCAGGCTACTTCACCAGTCTTTGTATCTAACCTATCAGATCattatggaagaagacCTGTTCTTATAGTGTGCCTCACTGGAGGACTTGGTGCCAGTATAGGATTGGCACTCTGTAATACTTATTGGCTCCTAATGCTTTTGAGGTGCCTTTTGGGAGTATTTCTTGCACCTATAATAAGCATCAATTCCAGTGTAATTGGAGATTTCACATCTGGTCGTGATAGAGGTGGATTCGTTGGGGTTGTTGGTGGATTCAGCGTGATAGGTCAAGGTATCGCACCCTTTTTGGGATCTTTGTTCGATGCTAGATGGGGATGGAGAGCAATATTTTGGTTTTGCGCTGCTTACAATGCACTTGTTCTCTTAGTAACCATCATCTTGTTGCCTGAGACCAAGCGTTCCATTGCAGGCAATATGAGTCATTTGCCCGATAAATGGATCCATCGTGCCCCATCTCTAGTGCATTTTAGAGGGAGATTCACGGACACTCTTGGAACTACCTTAGAGCCACCGATGCCTGCTAAGTATAACCCATTGGAGCCATTTCTCATGATGAAGGATTTGGACGTGACTTTAATCTTACTTCCCTGTGCTCTTATGTATTCCACCTGGACAATGTCCCAGGCCAGTTTGACCACAAACCTAGCGAAGAACTACCATTTCTCCACACTTAAGATTGGTCTATCCTTCTTCGCTCCCGGTTTTGGTACCATTATAGGTGCGTTGGTTAGTGGTAAATTGATGGATGTCTTCTATAGACGGATGAAAAAGCGTTATGTTGAGAAGTGGTCCACTAATCCAGAGGCAGAGCGACCTCCGTTCAACGTCATCAAGGCTAGACTTTCTCTTTACTATATCTGCTCTGCAATTGGGGGGGTGTTTGTTTTGATATATGGCTGGTGCCTAAGATATCACGAGAGTGTAGCGATAATTCTAGTCTCTTCGTTCATTTTCACCGTGTCCTGCTTGTACCCTATGAATAGTGCCTCGACGTTGATGGTTGATCTTCATCCGGAGAGGTCCGGAAGTTCCACCTCCTTAAATAATTTCTACAGATGCGGATTGGGTGCTATATTTGTTTCCTGCTTGACTAAGATGAATGCTGCCATGGGAATAGGGGGAACTTTTACCTTTATGTCGGGATTATGCGCACTTAGTATGGGACTGATATGGCTCGTTTTAAGGAGAAGTGAAGCACGGGCTAAGTAG